In one window of Vibrio sp. JC009 DNA:
- a CDS encoding oligosaccharide flippase family protein, producing MSELLKGATLAFFIKVLAAGFGFFLNVAVARNIGAEEAGYFFLVQTIVIICSLICRQGMDNSLVRYISEYRVSDNNSNIIGLYFFGLKKITILLPVFVVMLFFGSDYISVYLFNKEDLAPVLIASPVVLIAITISQYHSYCFQGEKRIIESMLFQASLLSVVATLVLLISRPNSAKECMLIYGTCSSFVCFLSCLLWFKIKKINIKNIKNIKILPCGERERFIKTSKPLFMILLLNQVTQWLGMLLLGVWANAYDIALFVSAQKTAMLTSFVLVAVNAIAAPKFAEAYAKKDFNQLKYISVNVCKLIISMSLPIVLVLFLFSSSVMSLFGSEFINAAPILRILIVGQFVNLITGSVGYLLQMTGYEKLMRNNVVVSSLVMGIGGYLFIPNYGTYGAATVTTIAISIQNLLGVWMVKKHLGFNTINIFQKSEL from the coding sequence ATGAGCGAATTACTAAAAGGTGCGACATTAGCCTTTTTTATTAAGGTATTAGCTGCAGGGTTTGGTTTTTTTTTAAATGTTGCTGTTGCAAGAAATATCGGTGCAGAAGAAGCAGGCTATTTTTTTCTTGTACAAACTATCGTTATAATTTGCTCATTAATTTGTCGCCAAGGAATGGATAATTCTCTAGTTAGGTATATATCTGAATATAGAGTTTCTGATAATAATTCCAACATTATCGGTTTGTACTTTTTTGGGCTTAAAAAGATTACGATACTATTGCCAGTTTTTGTTGTAATGTTATTTTTTGGGAGTGATTATATTAGCGTTTACTTATTTAACAAGGAGGATCTTGCACCAGTATTGATTGCTTCTCCTGTAGTTCTTATTGCTATAACAATAAGTCAATACCATAGTTATTGTTTCCAAGGAGAAAAAAGGATAATTGAGTCAATGCTTTTCCAAGCATCTTTACTTTCAGTTGTAGCCACATTGGTACTATTGATTTCTAGACCTAACTCCGCAAAGGAATGCATGCTCATATATGGTACATGTTCGTCATTTGTGTGCTTCTTGTCTTGTTTGCTTTGGTTTAAAATAAAAAAGATAAATATAAAAAATATAAAAAATATAAAGATACTTCCCTGTGGTGAAAGAGAAAGATTTATAAAAACATCTAAACCGCTTTTTATGATTTTATTGTTAAATCAAGTTACTCAATGGTTAGGAATGCTGTTGCTTGGAGTATGGGCAAATGCTTATGATATAGCATTATTTGTATCAGCTCAGAAAACAGCAATGTTGACTTCGTTTGTGTTAGTAGCCGTCAACGCAATAGCTGCGCCAAAATTTGCGGAAGCCTATGCTAAAAAGGACTTCAATCAGCTGAAATATATTTCAGTTAATGTCTGCAAATTAATAATTTCGATGTCACTACCCATAGTGTTAGTTTTGTTTTTATTTTCTTCATCTGTAATGAGTTTATTTGGCTCTGAATTTATTAATGCAGCACCTATCTTAAGGATTTTGATAGTAGGACAATTTGTGAATCTTATTACGGGCTCTGTTGGATATTTATTGCAAATGACAGGTTATGAAAAATTAATGAGAAACAATGTTGTTGTATCGTCGTTGGTCATGGGTATAGGTGGATATCTATTTATTCCTAACTATGGAACATATGGTGCTGCTACTGTTACAACTATAGCTATATCAATTCAAAATTTGTTAGGTGTTTGGATGGTAAAGAAACACCTTGGATTTAACACGATTAATATTTTTCAAAAATCAGAGTTGTAG
- a CDS encoding ISAs1 family transposase, whose amino-acid sequence MHIDHFKEHFQPITDQRQSAKVTYCLFDVLFGSLCAVIAGAKGWFDIREYILGHHDWFKRNGLFIEGIPADDTIARIISTIEPEQFHECFVNWMSSVHTLTEGQVVAIDGKTLRGSYNREDRASTIHMISAYASSNKLVLGQLKTDQKSNEITAIPELIEMLDIKGALVTIDAMACQTKIAKAIVDKGGDYLLAVKSNQGKLRKAVENAFSAQRANMPETISLENGHGRIESRQCYVFDSKDLGGNFSRWKGLKSIVMVENFRLEKGKAVDLEYRYYISSKALSAEQALAAVREHWGIESMHWVLDVSMGEDACQIYKDHGAENLSCLRHMSLNMLRAEPTKVSIVGKQKRCMMNTSMLETVLNAGFSQVAKS is encoded by the coding sequence ATGCACATTGACCACTTCAAAGAACATTTTCAACCAATAACCGACCAACGTCAGAGTGCAAAAGTTACTTATTGCCTATTTGATGTCCTGTTTGGCTCATTGTGTGCGGTAATAGCAGGTGCTAAAGGTTGGTTTGATATTCGAGAATACATTCTTGGGCATCATGACTGGTTTAAACGTAATGGATTGTTTATAGAAGGTATTCCCGCCGACGATACCATCGCTCGAATTATCTCCACTATTGAACCTGAACAGTTTCATGAATGTTTCGTCAATTGGATGTCATCGGTACACACGCTGACAGAAGGTCAAGTGGTAGCTATTGACGGAAAAACGCTTCGTGGATCATACAACCGCGAAGATAGAGCCAGCACCATCCATATGATTAGTGCGTATGCTTCCTCAAATAAATTGGTGCTTGGACAGCTCAAAACCGATCAAAAAAGCAATGAGATAACAGCGATCCCAGAGCTGATAGAAATGCTTGATATCAAAGGAGCTTTAGTCACGATTGATGCAATGGCATGCCAGACCAAAATAGCCAAAGCCATTGTAGACAAAGGTGGAGATTACTTACTTGCAGTAAAAAGTAATCAAGGGAAACTCCGAAAAGCAGTGGAAAATGCCTTTTCAGCTCAGCGGGCTAATATGCCAGAGACAATCTCCTTAGAAAATGGACACGGACGTATTGAATCTCGTCAATGTTATGTCTTTGACAGCAAAGATCTTGGAGGTAATTTCTCACGCTGGAAAGGCCTGAAAAGTATCGTAATGGTTGAGAACTTCCGCCTTGAAAAAGGAAAAGCGGTTGACCTTGAATATCGTTACTACATCAGTTCCAAGGCTCTTAGCGCAGAGCAAGCCTTAGCAGCGGTAAGAGAGCATTGGGGCATAGAGTCCATGCATTGGGTTCTTGATGTCAGTATGGGTGAAGACGCCTGCCAGATATATAAAGATCATGGTGCAGAAAACTTATCTTGTCTGCGTCATATGAGCCTGAATATGCTTCGTGCTGAACCGACAAAGGTGAGCATTGTTGGAAAACAAAAGCGATGCATGATGAATACATCAATGCTGGAAACCGTTTTAAATGCAGGTTTTAGTCAGGTGGCGAAAAGCTGA
- a CDS encoding sulfotransferase family 2 domain-containing protein: MNEALKKLIWLILSYVGYDDKLEYYLLKKLILRHRDTKLPLSYRERSLFFSYNSKILFIHIPKAAGMSVVHSLYGENKSHHAKAIDFIEQSEVKYRSAFSFTIVRNPYERLYSAYNYLKKGGMNVIDQVWRDIYVNKYNDFRSFVTEGGLQFAVSCSAEHFIPQHEFVFLDEIQLCDYIGYLEQQEEIERTISNQLGYKFVLSNKNTTLKNEYNFKKIYNDEMIAIVNEVYKDDFSLLGYKMM, from the coding sequence ATGAATGAAGCGCTAAAGAAGTTGATATGGCTTATATTGTCATATGTTGGCTATGATGATAAATTAGAATATTATCTGTTAAAAAAACTTATTTTAAGACACAGGGATACGAAGTTACCATTAAGTTATAGAGAAAGAAGTTTATTTTTTTCGTATAACTCTAAAATTTTGTTTATACATATTCCAAAAGCTGCTGGAATGTCAGTGGTTCATAGTTTATATGGTGAAAATAAATCGCATCACGCCAAAGCTATAGACTTTATAGAACAAAGTGAAGTTAAATATAGGTCAGCATTTTCGTTTACTATCGTCCGCAATCCATATGAAAGACTATATTCAGCGTACAACTATCTAAAGAAAGGTGGTATGAATGTGATCGATCAAGTTTGGAGAGATATTTATGTTAATAAGTATAATGACTTTCGCAGTTTTGTTACAGAAGGTGGTTTACAGTTTGCGGTTTCTTGCAGTGCTGAACATTTTATTCCACAACATGAGTTTGTATTCTTAGATGAAATCCAATTGTGTGATTACATTGGTTATTTAGAGCAGCAAGAAGAAATCGAAAGAACTATATCTAACCAATTAGGATATAAATTTGTACTATCGAATAAAAATACTACTTTGAAAAATGAGTATAACTTTAAAAAAATTTATAATGACGAGATGATAGCTATTGTAAATGAAGTATATAAAGATGACTTTTCTTTGCTAGGATACAAAATGATGTGA
- a CDS encoding O-antigen ligase family protein, which translates to MNYLKFNKLYFDYKVQLFLLFCVFTNIQGYLTNRFVNLWFFNLVDECLIISIYVLVLFYAIKISYTTVLFVMILPVISILYGVIINYYNGWSVNWFVVIAQSFINVKFFIYFIPFYLFSISTEEKVDGVEMYIMNVVFLVSLVGAGLSLVEPHIFSVAVGVHEIERTRLIGFQFKPNDLAIFLSLYYSVILFDSKKTWLKYVLMMLAFCTVIYSTSRTGLFVVIISTMFCFLRLRMLKYLLFFATAIILILSYDKIKDSFFITETIRNFSEFFDIERSRYIRFIMLYLGFDIALDNFPIGVGPGNFGTVLSENSPVYYLIGVSSMSFFEELKGIYDSNIASILGEYGFLGLTFFLYISYRVFKFFAKGNLFYLSLFFSISIVIALFQPFYSYHVNAINMLLFMLTMKRLIKETV; encoded by the coding sequence ATTGTTCTGTGTATTTACTAATATACAAGGCTATTTGACCAATAGGTTTGTAAATCTTTGGTTTTTTAACTTGGTGGATGAATGCCTAATAATATCTATATATGTTTTGGTATTGTTTTATGCTATAAAAATATCATACACTACAGTTTTATTTGTTATGATTCTTCCTGTCATATCCATACTTTACGGGGTTATTATAAATTATTATAATGGATGGAGTGTTAATTGGTTTGTAGTTATTGCACAATCATTTATTAATGTGAAATTTTTTATATATTTCATTCCATTTTATCTGTTTTCTATTAGCACAGAAGAAAAAGTTGATGGTGTGGAAATGTATATTATGAATGTGGTTTTTTTGGTTTCTCTTGTAGGCGCGGGGCTTAGTTTAGTGGAACCACATATTTTTTCTGTAGCAGTAGGCGTTCATGAAATAGAAAGAACAAGGCTCATAGGGTTTCAATTTAAACCAAATGATCTCGCAATATTTTTATCACTCTATTATTCGGTTATTCTTTTTGATAGCAAAAAAACGTGGTTAAAATATGTATTGATGATGTTAGCTTTTTGTACAGTAATATATAGTACTTCAAGGACGGGTTTATTTGTCGTTATTATCTCTACTATGTTTTGTTTTCTGAGATTAAGGATGCTTAAATATTTATTATTTTTTGCAACTGCCATTATACTTATACTCTCTTATGATAAGATTAAAGATTCATTTTTTATTACAGAAACCATAAGGAACTTTTCTGAGTTTTTCGACATTGAAAGATCAAGATACATAAGATTTATTATGTTATATCTAGGATTCGACATAGCATTAGATAACTTTCCGATAGGAGTAGGGCCAGGAAATTTTGGTACAGTGTTATCTGAAAATAGTCCTGTATATTATCTTATAGGAGTGTCTTCTATGTCATTTTTTGAAGAGTTGAAAGGCATTTATGATAGTAATATTGCTTCTATTCTTGGTGAATACGGTTTTCTCGGATTAACATTTTTTTTGTATATCAGTTATAGAGTGTTTAAGTTTTTCGCAAAAGGAAATTTGTTCTATTTATCTCTGTTTTTTTCAATTTCAATTGTCATTGCGCTATTTCAACCATTTTATAGTTATCATGTGAACGCGATTAATATGCTTCTATTTATGTTAACAATGAAAAGACTAATCAAAGAAACGGTGTAA
- a CDS encoding glycosyltransferase family 4 protein has protein sequence MKICNISQRSTLNGGSDLYWYNLSKLLSEYGHDVYNFSSREISQKDYPSGIKEFYKDYPLSPSFERPKLGDLIKYMYSLDAKNKLNAVIKRGEFDIVHMHIYYGKLTSSILSPIVNNNIPIVQTCHDLKLVCPCYLMLRNNDVCYKCKNNKFYNAIKYKCNRNKYSRSMLSMVESYVSVFFGSQSKIDKYIAVSHTQKKLLLGMGVDEKKVSVIHNYVDIPDNIQSVVEEKEYFLYAGRIEDYKGIFTLLRAVNFLRKKGKVPKIKIAGSGSKIKQLKEYVQMNKLSNVEYLGQLTQEETYAYMKGAIALVSPSNAMETFGLSIVESMGCSTPVIATKTGAYVEIVKDDGLGFLFEKDAYEELAEIIEYLYVNSSKAVSLGEYAAKHVNEFYSKRKHYEKLNLLYSEVINGRST, from the coding sequence ATGAAAATATGCAATATAAGTCAGCGATCAACTTTAAATGGTGGGTCAGACCTTTACTGGTATAACCTATCTAAGTTGTTGAGCGAGTATGGTCACGATGTTTATAATTTTTCCTCTCGGGAAATATCACAGAAAGATTATCCCTCGGGTATAAAAGAATTCTATAAAGATTATCCATTGTCTCCGAGTTTTGAAAGGCCTAAGCTAGGTGATTTAATTAAGTATATGTACTCTTTGGATGCAAAAAATAAGTTAAATGCAGTTATAAAGAGAGGCGAGTTTGACATCGTTCATATGCATATTTACTACGGAAAACTAACATCATCTATTTTATCTCCCATTGTTAATAATAATATTCCAATAGTTCAAACTTGCCATGATCTGAAGTTGGTGTGCCCTTGTTATTTAATGTTAAGAAATAATGATGTCTGCTATAAATGCAAAAATAATAAATTTTATAACGCTATAAAATATAAATGTAATAGAAATAAGTATAGTCGTTCAATGCTATCAATGGTTGAGTCTTATGTCAGTGTTTTTTTTGGCTCACAGTCAAAAATTGATAAATATATTGCTGTCTCGCATACTCAAAAAAAATTATTATTAGGTATGGGAGTTGACGAAAAGAAGGTTTCAGTAATACATAATTATGTGGATATACCTGATAATATCCAAAGTGTAGTGGAAGAAAAAGAATATTTTTTATACGCGGGTAGAATTGAAGACTACAAAGGCATTTTTACTTTGCTTCGGGCTGTTAATTTTCTTAGAAAAAAAGGTAAGGTGCCAAAAATAAAAATTGCAGGTTCAGGTTCGAAAATAAAGCAGCTTAAAGAATATGTACAAATGAACAAGTTGAGCAACGTTGAGTATTTAGGGCAACTTACGCAAGAGGAAACTTATGCTTATATGAAAGGTGCGATAGCGTTAGTATCACCATCAAATGCGATGGAAACTTTTGGCCTCTCAATTGTTGAATCAATGGGTTGCTCAACTCCAGTAATTGCAACAAAAACGGGGGCGTATGTCGAGATTGTAAAAGATGACGGACTTGGCTTTCTTTTTGAAAAAGATGCGTACGAAGAGTTAGCTGAAATCATTGAATACTTATATGTTAATAGCTCAAAAGCTGTTAGTTTAGGAGAGTATGCCGCGAAACATGTCAATGAATTCTACTCAAAAAGAAAGCATTATGAAAAATTAAACTTATTATATTCTGAGGTTATTAATGGTCGCTCAACTTGA